Within Mauremys mutica isolate MM-2020 ecotype Southern chromosome 24, ASM2049712v1, whole genome shotgun sequence, the genomic segment CTGCTCTTTTCCATAAAACAGTAGATGGGAGGAGACTGTAGTGAGATAGGGTGTAatatagaatcgtaggactggaagggtctataaaatcatgactggtgtggagaaagtaaataaggaagtgttattccggaaagaactagataagttcatggaggacaggtccatcaatgactattagccaggatgggcagggatggtgtccccctagcctctgtctgccagaagctgggaatgggtgatgggatggatcacttgatgattacctgttctgttcattccctctgaagcatctggcactggccactgtcagaagacaggatattgggctagatgtaataattggagatgtaccaatctcctagaactggaagggacctcaaaaggtcatcgagtccagccccctgtcttcactagcaggaccaatttttgccccagatccttaagtggccccctcaaggattgaactcacaaccctgggtttagcaggccaatgctcaaaccactgagctatccctccccccattattccattggtctgactcagtgtggccccTTTTATGTTCTCGTGCGACCTTAGCAGCCACCTGTGTCCTGCTTTTCTTAGCCAGGGGAAGGGGGCATACACAATTTACACTTAAATCCAGTTTGTTAATCTGGATTAacctgtgcttttttttttttaattcttgtcgCACCTACAATGCATGAGGACTGCCTAGTTAACAGGCCTTTGCTTACGTACATGGCATCCTTCTCAAACCTTGCGTCTTACACTTGATTTGTTCCTGCATCTGGCTCTGTTCTAATTTGCCAGATGTATCTGAAATGTCATCTTGTTGCAGCTGAATTTTGAACAATTTCCCAAGGAGATCCTGTTTTCCTTTAGAAGCTGGAGTATCCTAGCTTGAATGTGCAGTATCTGTGGAGGGAGGACTAGCCAGCTGGCTCTATGTGTGCAGATGACTGAAATTCAAGTGGCAGTTTGTTGGGTTGGTAAAGTTCAGGTATTTGCCATGTCAGGCAAGAATGCATAGTGTAGAGCCCAGGGGCTTACAAGTGACATGGAAATTACAGAGTAAAACCTGGGCAGTCTCCTGGGGTCTGCCTAGAGCTGCTGGTAAACagttaccgtattgtcccgagtataggccgcactttttccccctaatttaacTCTTTAAATtgggggtgcggcctataatcaggaacttggaaaaaaaaataataaaaatacttcaaatcccagccgcggccgggaatcagagcactctgggctgcccgctgcggcggggagcccagagcgctttcaatcccagctgcggcggggagcccagagcgctttaaatcccagccgcggcggggaatcagagcgctctgggctgcccgccgcggcggggagcccagagcccttcaaatcccagccgcggcggggactcagagggcggggagcccagagccttttaaatcccagccgcggccgggactcagagggctctgggctgcccaccacggtggggagcccagagccttttaaatcccagagcggcaaagcaggggaaaaaaaacagtgcggctagagcaggggggtggggggggcacgaAAAACTGCGCGGCTGaaactgcaaagtggggggggagaaacaacaacaaaaaaacttggtGCAGCAGGAGCAGTAAGGCGGCGGCAGGGAACAAAAACGGTGCAGCTGAAGTGGGAAagcaggtgtaaaaaaaaaaaaccggcAGCACGGCCAGAGCGGTAAAGcgggagggagaaaagaaaaaaaacacggctggagcggcaaaggaggggaagagggggaaaacagcacggctggcaaagcaggggaaaaaacaaaacaaaaaaccctacagggcggccagacccagggtgcagggggactccctgttcTACAGAGTGGATGCCTGGTCTAGttcgggggagggagagggaggcggccagggggagcggggggagagagagaaggggggcggccagcactTCAGCGGGGAGCTCACCCCACGGCCCCAATTGCCGTGCTGTCttccgggagggctccgcgctgctccggtcgtcagggagggaaggacgcgggctgccctgtggaatttgctgcagggcgctcccctcctccgcaccctatagggcagccagagcagcaaacaaaacaaaaaaaaaaagcagtcgttctactaatgtgtatattttctttgttaaaaaagttaaaaatttattttttaaaaaatagcaccacactttaagggtgcggcttataatcaggagcggcctatactcggaacaatacggtaagtCCTTCTTTCCAAACTGAGTGCAAGTCTTGCTGGGTATATGAAGGATGCTTCAGGTGTGTCACTAGTACCAGAATCACTGCAGTTCTGGCTCTTCAACAGATTCCAGTTGCATGCAACATATGGCCCAACCACTAACTTAGCAAGGCTTTAGGCAAATAACATTTTCCCTAGCCTCTTACATGCTGCTCACACTGAACCATTGTTTCTCTGCAGCGCCTGACCAAACACACTAAGTTTGTGCGAGACATGATCAGAGAGGTCTGTGGCTTTGCCCCCTATGAGAAACGTGCTATGGAATTGCTGAAAGTTTCCAAGGACAAACGTGCTCTGAAGTTCATAAAGAAAAGGGTAAGTGAATTTAACATctttgggtaggtctacacttaagaGTTTTTGCGCTGTAAGTTTCACTGGTGATAGGGAACTGGTGAAAGTAAAGCACTGATTTGTGTACTCATTCAATTCCTCAGGTGTCAGTATGTTTACACTACCAGTATTTCAACCCCGATGAGAGCAGTGGTGTAGTGCAGCTCCCTTGATAGGTCTTGTGGGAGGGTGGGGTGAGTGGAAAGCATTCTGGGTCCCTGCACAGTGCCTCGTGCTGCCCTGCTTCATGTCTCAGGAGCCCTGTtacttccttttttcttttctggcatttttTTAAACCCTCCTGCTGTCTGGCAAGGGGAAAGGGAGCTTCAAACTTCCTGGGGcttacagggggaggggtggatgtcCATTTACCTGGTGTCAGAGCAGCAGTgatgctggccagagtggtcgcTTTTGGAAATGGGATATTCTACGGAGGCCTAAAGGTGTTTACACTGGTAGAATGTCTCTTCACTTTCAAAACAGCGCAAAAACAGTGGTAAGAGCTGTATGCCTCTTgtgaaggtggttttctttttgcagtgaaacttgAGTTTCATGGCAAAAAGTCATTAACAAGTGTAGACGCTCCTGTGATTTTGGTGAAAAAAGGGACCTTTTGCGCTTTAAATGGTAAGTGTAAACATCGCCTTACTTCAGAGGGAGTCCAGCTTTGCTAGttcctctcccccctcaccaGGTCAGAGGATCCCACCCTATAGCAGACTTGGCTCTGCCCTTATTCAGTGCTTTGAGCAATCAGGAGCCTGGTGGAGGCATGGTATAGGAGAGCAGTAACAGCCATGCCTCTCCTAAGTTTAGCTCAGTGGTGGAGAGACTGTAGAGGCTCTCCCTTGAAGCGGAGGCCCTGAAGGGTGATCCAGAACTTGCTTTGCAAAGCTGATGGGAGTGAGACTGAGCTGGATTCATCCAGCTAATCCAGTGACTTGGACCCACAGGAAGTAAAACTCAAAATTGCTCTGAGCATGCAACAGCTACTGGGatttgggtggggagaggagctggctggggttgTTCCATCAAACTGAAGGAGCCCCTGTTCAAGCTGTGAacatgcatttcctttgtctcccAAAACAGCCTGGCCCATGTTAGACACAGCATTTCATGCTGATGCTGTAACTGCTCACTGCTGCTTTCTTTCATACACAGGTTGGTACTCACATTCGGGCCAAGCGAAAACGTGAAGAGCTCAGCAATGTTCTGGCAGCCATGAGGAAGGCTGCTGCCAAGAAGGATTAAGCTGCAAAAACTCTTGTAACTCATTAAAGTGTGTTCAGAGAATCCAGCAGTTTGGTGGTGTTACTAGCAACTTGACAACTGGAGACCACTTGCTGGGGGGAAATGGACAATGCTGAAATACCTTCAAGAGTAACAAAGGGTTAAACTTGGCCTGTCTCTTGCTTTacatttgagagacaaggtgggtgaggtaacatcttttattagACTAATTTTTTGGATCTAGACCTGAAAGAGgtgtgaaagcttgtctctcaccaagagaagtcagtccaataaaatattacctcacacaccttttctctctgctgggaccaacatggctagaaCAGTGTAAAATGTTACATTTGTCTGGTTGAAGAACCAATGTGTCATTATCCTAGACAGGTGAGTGGCATACCAGGGTGAGGAAGGGGTAGTGAGGTTGTATGTTCAATGCTTCTCAACTTTGTTTCTTAAGGCATACCTGTGCAAGTGTCTGTAGAGCGTCTTGTCCTTAACTAAAGGGGCAGGCTTGTCAAACTGACCTTAGGGGGAGGGCTGAATTACTCCTAACCCCCATGTCCCCTTGAAATATTAGAGTTGCATTAGCAAGAGTCAACTGTGTGTCTCATCCATCTGCTGTGGAACTCTCTTGAAGTAGTAGATGCATGTGAGCCACTTAACCAACTCCAGGCTTGGAAAACAGCACCAGAGACAGGAGTGCAGTGGCTTGTCCTCCAAGACAAGGAACTCCTGCTGAGTCCCAGCTGCCTTTGTTCAGGGCAAGCTGGGACCTATATTCACCAGCCCTTTAATTAAGAATGACAGCTGTAAGTCTCAGTAGGTTTTGGGGAGGGCTCTTCCCATAGAAAGCAGGAGCTAGGGTTGGCTGCTTTCAAAGAATCACTTCAGCTCTAGGGCACAGGTGATTAGCGTAAAGGACTCATCTGCATCAAGCTAAAAAAAGGGCTGCAGCTACCATCTAGGATGAAGTGAAAAGCAAAGCCAGGATCTAGCCCTGTTACTCTTTACAGAGCTTTCTCTAAGCTGCCATAACCCCTTGACTATGTACATGCCTATTTCAGTGGAGAATAAACTGCTACCATTATTCCTAGCTTCATAGGGAAACTTGGGATTCAGACTGATGTATAAGTGATTAAAAACCATCTTCAGTAGATGAGGCAGGACAGGTTAGCTCCATGGCTAGTGCAATGAAAGTCCCAGACCCACATCTTACTAGAAATATTTTAATCAGGTCATAATTCAAATCTGTAAACCTAAGTGGGAAATGCCAAGGCAGTAGTAAATTAAGCCATAATCAATTTCAGTGGCTGCGCAGCAGCAATATTTATGCTCCAGAACATCTTGCTTTTGGGGTAGTGTAGAGCAGTCAGGGACAGACCCCTTCTCAGTACAAACGGTTCATGTCAGTCATCCTCCAGGGGTATCAAGTTCTGGAAACACTATGTCAAATATTTTGTTGTAGTGCTCAACAAAATGCACTTCTAGTCCTTCTGTAATGAAGTCAGCAAGGTCATAGTAATCCTTCTTGTTCTCTGATGGGAGAATTATACAGGTAACACCAGCTCGCTTGGCCTAGGAAGGAAAGAACACAGTTATAGGAAGTGTATTTAGCAAAGGAAAATCTGTGTAACATGTCTTTGGCTAGAAGAAGTAGGTGGCCTTCATTTCGCATAGTCCTGGATTTTACAGATTAAGGCCTCTACCTTAATCTTTGTCACTATCCAAACATTTTCCTCCACATTAAGAGATGCCAGGGACAATTGAAATGGACAGTATCTAAGGCTGCCGTGTTTGGTTTTAGCCAGGAGAAACTTTAGCAgacctgaagtaaaaaaaataaattttttttttgcttgggtaGTTTAGACAAGGTCTACCTAGTCTGCAGGATTTTAAAACCTTGCTCTAAACAAGGTCAGGTTGTACAGTTTAGAAACAGTGCACTGGTTGGCAAGGGTTAAGCAGGCTACACTTTGCCCGCTATCAGTAGAAGTTACCAATACTTCCTTACAATGCAAACGTACAATAGGCCCCTCAATCTTCCAGAAGCCATTCAAGCTAGATAATCTTCCATTACCAGTCTCCCTCTACCCTCCTATTCCTGGGCAAAAACCAAATGCTGCCACCATGCAAAAtcgggtgggcaaactacggcccatcggattgccacccctgtggtGCTATGGGCCCCACGTCCcttgcaggtgggggcagagggctctgcattgcCCTTGCCCGCAGGCACCATCCCCGGCAGCTCCCATGGGCTGGGAACGGAACCGCGGCCGGGGgagtacccacaggcaagggaagcgtgcagagccccctgttCCCTAGGGGCACGgggccagagcaggcagagagcctgccgcATGCTGTTGCCACCCTGGAGCCTCTCCAGGTAAGCAGCTCTgggccagagcctgaacccctgccacacccctcctgcacctcaacctcctGGCCATAAGCCCCATCACAcgcccttgccctgagcccgttcctgcacaccacaccccctcccacaccctgcactctctcctgcaccccaaccctacAGTCATGGCCCTGCacacaatttccccacccagatggggccttgggccaaaaagtttgcccaccccggtgcTAGATAACAGCACAGGGACAGCGTTGGTGCCAATAAAAGCTGACCTTGTGGCCACAGGCAAGATCTCCATGCTCACACtgcctgtttgcagtgttgttggagCCATGATAGTCCCAGcctattagagaggcaaggtggatgAGGGAATATCGTTTACTGGGCCAACTTCTTTTGGGGAAAGAgacagccctgaagaagagctcagtgtagctcgaaagcttgtctctttccctaacagaagttggtcccataaaaggtTTTCCCTACCCCACCTTGTCTTCACTGTTAACACCCAGGAGTAAGTGGTCCAGCACTACAGTGCCACCAATCATAGCAAGCACTCTAGGGCCATCCCCATTGTCATGCACCAGCAGATGATCATAAACAAGGGGAAAGTGCTTACTGCAATAGTCTTCTCCTTGATTCCACCAACAGGAAGAATCTTTCCAGTTAATGACACCTCACCAGTCATGGCCATGTTTTGCCTCACTGGACGATTCATGGCCAATGACAGTAAGGCCGTTACTATGGTACATCCTGCGCTTGGTCCATCCTTTGGAGTTGCTCcctggagagagaaaaagccacATTGGGACAGTCATTCAAACCAAATCAGAGCTTGTGTGAAATACTGATTACCATCATGATGCTACACAGATCTGCAGCAGAGCCCACTCCCACACCTTTGTCATCACCAGCTTAGTATGGCCAGGGGAATAGAAGCCCAGTTCCAGACTTCAGTAGGTCTCCAAATTTGCTGTCTGATGTTGCAACATTTGATTTACTGCAAGGATGTTTGGCTGAAATGTCACTGGTTGAATCTTGGATGTAGCCCTGCTCAAACATTACAATTGTCGACACAGCTCTAATATTAGCTTCAGTTCTCTCAGCCTGTGGTTTTCTACCTGTGGTCAatggacccggggggggggggggggatatcttagatttccaaagggatcatCCACCTCCATTTAAAATTTagaggtccacaaatgaaaaaaggttgaaaatctCTGTGCTAAGCCATAGGACACTAGGATCAAAGATACCACAGATTCTGGATGCACTTACAGTCTAGAAACTCAAAGAGATGTAAGCACCTCCTGAAGCACTTTCTTGTATCCTACATGACATGCCTAAACACCCGTTTTCCCACTCACCCTGCTCAGGAGGTGGGGATAGGCCAGGTCAGGGGCTTTACAACCTGTGTGACTACTTACCAGAGAGGGAATAAAGAAGAGCCTTGCGATTGCAAGGCTAGTCCTCAATAGCATTTAGCAGAGGTACAGTGCCAGGAGAGAGAAAGTTACTGTAACTCTGGTTCTTCCAAATGTGTATTCCAAGTAGGCATGCGTGCATGCCAGTgacttttgcctagcagtacctgtagaggGGCAGCACTCAGACCTCATGTCTAGTCCCTCCGTTATGGAGTTGCCCCGACCCCCATGTTCCTTCGCACCAGGGAAGACTCCAGTGCAAAAGGGATGAAGGGTGGGttatggaatacacatctgcatcacatctcaaagaaccacagttacagtaagtaaccattgCTGCTTTGAGGAGATGCAGACACGTATTCCAAGTAGCTGACTCATGAGCAGTTCCCTTGTAGAAGTGGGGCTCAGTGTCTATCAGACTAACCATCGCAGGACCAATCTTCCACAGTAGCATCCACTCTGGAAGATGCAGTGACAGCATACTGGTCCGTAAAACGTACCTATGGATGACCATGTGGCCGCCCTGCAAATGTATAATATGGAAATATCATTAAGGAAGGCTACTGATGTTGCCTGTGCTCTTGTTGAATGGGCCCATATCTGCTGAGGAGATGTTGCCAATGCTATCTCATACACAGTCCTGATACAAGATGTTATCCCTCTAGAGAGATGGTCTGTGCAGAGAACACATGTCCCTTCATGTGTTCTGCATAGGATATGCACAGGTGAGGTGAAGCATGAAACAGTTCAGTCCTGTTCAGATAAAAGGCTAGACACCATCTAACATATGGAGGCGCTGCTCCGCTGTTTAGAAATGTGGCTTAGGGAAGAAAACAGGCAAATATACAGCCTTGTTCAGATGAAACTGGGAGACCACTTTGGGTGTGGCCAAAGCATTACCTTACTCCTggatcagagggatagccgtgttagtctggatctgtaaaagcagcaaagaatcctgtggcaccttatagactaacagacatttcacagcatgagctttcgtgggtgaatacccacttcttcagatgcaagtcctGGAGAACTGTGTGTAAGGAGGCCATACCATCAGGGCCTGGCAAGGGTGGGCTATCAAGAATGTAGTTTTCTGAGATGAGGGGCAGTGGACAGGAAGCAGGAGGCTCAAATGGAGACCCCCATCAGAGCTGTTAAAACCATGTCCAGGCCCCacccttgcatccgacgaagtgggtattcacccacgaaagctcatgctgcgaaatgtctgttagtctataaggtgccacaggattctttgctgcttttacagatccagactaacatggctacccctctgatacaaggggaCAGGCTCTCGGACCAGAGGATGTAGGTGAAGAAATCCTTTCAGAAATTTCATCACCATAGCGTCGGAGAACTCTGATTTCCCTTGGATAGGGGGATGAAACGCGGATATTGCTGCCCAGTTCCAAGCCTGATTTCTGAAGGTGCAGCAGATACTCTaagatgtcctggatggaagtCCCTATCGGACAGATTCTGCATCACACCAAAAACCTCTTCCACTTCACTAAATAGGCCATCCTAGTTAAAGACTTCCTGCTGTTAAGTAGGACCTGTTGGATAGCCTCTGAACAATGCTCTTCCTCCTCGTTCAGCCATGCCAGAAGGTGAACGGAGCTGATCACCAGATGTAGCTGTGGTCTGTGTGAGGTCATCGGGATGGAGAGGAAGTGGCAGGGAGGCTGGACTGACAGAGCAAGGAGATCTGAGAACCAGCACTGTCTCAGTCATGCCGGGACAACTGGGATGAGTCTGGCTTGATCCGCCTTAAGCTTGGCGATGACCTGGGGAATGACTGGAATAGGAATATAGCAGTCGACTGTCAGCTACAGTGGAAGGTGTTGGAGAGGGAGCCTGGGCTGAGTCCCGGCCCAATAGCAGAACAGGCAACACTTCCAGTTTTCCCTTGCCGCAAATAGGTCTATTGTGGGGATGCCCCATATTGTGAAAATAATCTGAAGGATACAAACCTTCAGGGGCCATTTGTGGTTCAGGGAGAAGATCCTTCTGAGATGGTTCTGCACCCCTGGTAAGTGGACAGCTACTGGGGTGATGTCCTCTTCAATGCAGAACTGCCACAGGTTGATTGCCTCTAGGCAGAGTGACCTGGAGTGGGCTCCCCTTGTTCACATAGTACACCGTGGTGGTATTGTCAGTGAGTATGTGAACCACTGAATGCCTGATACGGTCCTGGAAGGCACAACATATGTTGTGGATGGCCTGGAGCTCTAACACAATGATATGGAGTGAGGCTTCCTTTACCAGACACAGGCCCTGCACCCTCAACAAGTCCAAATGTGCCGCCAAACCCAGAAAGGAAGAGTTGGTAACCTCCAACTTGATTGGC encodes:
- the RPL36 gene encoding 60S ribosomal protein L36, translating into MAIRYPMAVGLSKGHKVTKNVSKPRQCRRRGRLTKHTKFVRDMIREVCGFAPYEKRAMELLKVSKDKRALKFIKKRVGTHIRAKRKREELSNVLAAMRKAAAKKD